A stretch of the Gossypium hirsutum isolate 1008001.06 chromosome D07, Gossypium_hirsutum_v2.1, whole genome shotgun sequence genome encodes the following:
- the LOC121219556 gene encoding cell division control protein 45 homolog → MVREERVESFYARLRESARASSLSPLLIFPSTSDVDSLCALKIIFHILESDSVRYSCYPVSSFQEIREYAASELSSSSEEPVTMLLINWGCHRDLQEDLKLGSAARVFVVDSHRPIHLHNLSDQNDQVVVLYTNDDERLADLAYDFEVMELANASYCLHNSELDGEEDEDSESEDDDEDEEVEGRARDGSRKRRRLSSEGEEEPPARRLKKLKREYYRMGTFHGKPSGCLMYDLSHCLRKNTNELLWLACVSLTDQFVHERLTDERYEAGVMELQQHINSLGNLDAVTSVTLKDGTKVRAPDSSRIAYEEEPRLMLLREWNLFDSMLCSSYIAPKLKTWSDNGMKKLKLLLARMGFALVDCQQKFQYMNHEVKQKMKDQFEQILPEYGLDDFYYKSFLRLHGYTSRVSAADMVYGVTALLESFVQSDGSCALKQFGVAYDALSLSNLDKLKSGMQQAIKIQRAILRQGSAAITKSGCIRSGRKFRWVKLEDSVDTKLLGHPQALTKFCYFLMDALKEKGAKLKPLLCACMLQEPSKVLIVGVCGKPRLGALQGNAFGLAFRNAAEETGAEFFHELFESSWIVLDAGVVNSFMVKLTERL, encoded by the coding sequence ATGGTGAGGGAGGAAAGAGTGGAGTCATTTTACGCGAGGCTTAGGGAATCGGCTAGGGCATCGTCTCTCTCGCCTTTACTCATATTCCCGTCAACGTCCGATGTTGACTCTCTATGTGCTCTCAAAATCATTTTCCACATTCTTGAATCTGATTCAGTCCGGTACTCGTGTTATCCGGTGTCTTCTTTTCAAGAAATCAGAGAATACGCTGCTTCTGAGTTGAGCTCTTCATCTGAGGAGCCCGTTACTATGCTTTTGATAAACTGGGGGTGCCACCGTGACCTACAGGAGGATCTTAAGTTAGGGTCAGCTGCCAGGGTTTTTGTTGTTGATAGTCATAGGCCGATTCATTTGCATAATTTGAGTGATCAGAATGATCAGGTGGTTGTTCTTTATACTAATGATGATGAGCGGTTGGCTGACCTCGCATATGATTTTGAAGTTATGGAGTTGGCAAATGCTAGCTATTGTTTGCATAATTCGGAGTTGGATGGCGAAGAAGATGAAGATAGTGAAAGTGAGGATGATGATGAGGATGAAGAGGTGGAAGGGAGAGCCAGGGATGGTTCTAGGAAAAGAAGAAGACTGTCTTCAGAAGGTGAAGAAGAGCCACCGGCCCGGCGTTTAAAGAAACTGAAAAGGGAGTATTATCGGATGGGAACATTCCATGGGAAGCCATCAGGTTGTTTGATGTATGATTTGTCGCATTGTTTGAGGAAAAACACAAATGAGTTGCTGTGGCTGGCTTGTGTTTCACTCACAGATCAGTTTGTTCATGAGAGGCTAACAGATGAGAGGTATGAAGCAGGGGTTATGGAGCTTCAGCAGCATATTAACAGTTTAGGGAATCTGGATGCGGTTACTTCGGTGACACTTAAAGATGGTACCAAGGTTCGAGCACCTGATTCCTCTAGAATtgcctatgaagaagaaccaagaCTTATGCTGTTAAGAGAGtggaatttatttgattcaaTGCTGTGTTCCTCATACATTGCCCCAAAGTTGAAGACCTGGAGTGATAATGGCATGAAAAAGCTTAAGCTTCTCCTTGCAAGGATGGGATTTGCACTTGTGGATTGCCAGCAGAAGTTTCAGTACATGAATCATGAAGTAAAACAGAAGATGAAAGATCAATTCGAACAAATTTTGCCTGAATATGGACTTGATGATTTCTACTACAAAAGTTTCTTGCGTCTTCATGGTTATACTTCGAGGGTTTCAGCTGCAGACATGGTTTATGGGGTCACTGCACTGCTTGAATCTTTTGTGCAATCAGATGGCTCGTGTGCATTGAAGCAGTTTGGGGTGGCATACGATGCGCTGTCCCTAAGCAATCTTGATAAGCTGAAATCCGGAATGCAACAGGCGATCAAGATACAAAGGGCTATTCTTAGGCAAGGGAGTGCTGCAATAACAAAGAGTGGGTGCATCAGGAGTGGGAGAAAGTTTAGGTGGGTGAAGCTTGAAGATTCAGTAGATACAAAGCTGTTGGGTCACCCCCAGGCCCTCACCAAGTTCTGTTACTTTCTAATGGATGCCTTGAAGGAGAAAGGAGCTAAGTTGAAGCCTTTGCTTTGTGCTTGCATGTTGCAAGAGCCATCTAAGGTGTTGATTGTTGGGGTCTGCGGAAAGCCTCGTCTTGGAGCACTTCAAGGGAATGCGTTCGGTCTTGCATTCAGGAATGCTGCCGAGGAAACCGGAGCTGAATTCTTCCATGAGCTTTTCGAATCTTCATGGATTGTGTTGGATGCTGGCGTTGTTAATTCCTTCATGGTCAAACTAACTGAAAGGCTTTGA